A stretch of the Oncorhynchus clarkii lewisi isolate Uvic-CL-2024 chromosome 9, UVic_Ocla_1.0, whole genome shotgun sequence genome encodes the following:
- the LOC139417198 gene encoding zinc finger protein 16-like — MSRKRNHSFTETSLSPDPQNTFMDTQGPTARAEDDFLEFEPDEELLCSVSDITEHLGRNITVVLETALSEIRKIVSVRIRVLKIELREKTDEIEVLKARLEIQRDGRDPYPSGMTTEASSVFRKSDFHSGSKHSNDPKKAKPAMPGVKKENINAICDYLMKDKNSRGAEADSDPSNPPSGSDRDSRHEPQPHSLNLWPDTIPDAGSGDEESDSNTDDLFGILPSGSKRIYDYEWMTGVEYTSDLKGMREPKCETIPDEDEEEKDEEEGDESNERHGGLEHPSAPFSHDAHTPDFPLAPQASSGGEGDGSLEDHVDRLEPGQQFPSHTYLCPLCGTFCPDSLFLEEHIKLIHGNTTGTHSALQSTSTTLLTLGEGSSNSKRGLGVLEGGSMGAGSGGISLARGGGGGGTREKKVEGGYECGDCGRHFNYLGNLRQHQRIHTGEKPFICPECGERFRHAARLKSHRLGHNGGQSPFPCPQCGKGFPVLSGLKRHQRVHTGESPYACQQCGRRFKELGNLYTHQRIHSGATPYCCQQCGRSFRHLGTYKSHRCTPIQ, encoded by the exons ATGAGCCGCAAAAGAAACCACAGTTTCACCGAAACAAGCCTTTCTCCCGACCCCCAAAACACATTCATGGACACGCAGGGGCCTACGGCGAGAGCCGAAGATGATTTCTTGGAATTCGAACCCGACGAGGAGCTACTCTGCTCGGTGAGCGACATCACCGAACACCTTGGAAGAAACATAACAGTGGTGCTCGAAACAGCATTGTCCGAAATCAGGAAAATTGTCAGCGTCAGGATACGGGTTCTGAAAATTGAGCTTCGGGAGAAAACAGACGAAATTGAAGTCCTTAAAGCAAGGCTGGAGATACAAAGAGACGGTAGGGACCCGTACCCCAGCGGAATGACCACCGAGGCATCATCTGTATTCCGAAAATCAGACTTCCATTCGGGCAGCAAGCACAGCAACGACCCCAAGAAAGCCAAACCAGCCATGCCTGGCGTAAAGAAAGAAAACATCAATGCAATTTGCGATTATCTGATGAAAGATAAGAATTCACGGGGGGCTGAAGCGGACAGCGACCCGAGCAATCCTCCGTCTGGTAGTGACAGGGACAGCCGCCACGAACCCCAGCCGCACTCCCTCAACCTGTGGCCGGACACCATCCCTGACGCGGGGTCTGGGGATGAGGAGTCGGACTCGAACACGGATGACCTATTCGGCATACTACCATCGGGAAGCAAACGGATCTACGACTATGAATGGATGACGGGTGTGGAGTACACGTCGGATTTGAAAG GTATGAGGGAGCCTAAATGTGAGACAATACCAGATGAAGACGAAGAAGAAAAAGACGAGGAAGAGGGTGATGAGTCAAACGAAAGGCATGGTGGATTGGAGCATCCCTCGGCACCTTTCTCCCATGACGCCCACACCCCTGACTTTCCCCTGGCCCCCCAGGCCTCTTCAGGAGGGGAGGGGGACGGTTCTTTGGAGGACCATGTGGATCGACTAGaaccag GCCAGCAGTTTCCCTCCCACACATACCTCTGCCCGCTGTGTGGAACCTTCTGCCCCGACTCCTTGTTCCTGGAGGAACACATCAAACTGATACACGGCAACACCACCGGCACCCACAGCGCCCTGCAgtccacctccaccacactccTCACCCTGGGGGAGGGTAGCAGTAATTCAAAGCGGGGGTTGGGGGTGCTGGAAGGTGGGAGCATGGGGGCTGGGTCTGGGGGGATAAGCCTAGCAAGAGGAGGAGGCGGGGGAGGTACGAGGGAGAAGAAAGTGGAAGGGGGCTACGAGTGTGGCGACTGTGGCCGCCATTTCAACTACTTGGGCAACCTACGGCAGCACCAGCGCATCCATACAGGGGAAAAGCCCTTCATATGCCCCGAGTGTGGGGAGAGGTTCCGGCACGCTGCCCGATTGAAGAGTCACCGGCTGGGGCACAATGGCGGGCAGAGCCCCTTCCCTTGCCCCCAGTGTGGGAAAGGCTTCCCGGTGCTCTCCGGCTTAAAGAGGCACCAGCGGGTGCATACAGGGGAGAGCCCCTACGCGTGCCAGCAGTGTGGGCGGCGCTTCAAGGAGCTTGGTAACCTGTATACCCACCAGAGGATCCATAGTGGTGCCACACCCTATTGCTGCCAGCAATGTGGGAGGAGCTTCCGTCACCTGGGCACCTACAAGAGCCACCGCTGCACCCCAATACAGTGA